The Theileria equi strain WA chromosome 2 map unlocalized gcontig_1105316255037, whole genome shotgun sequence genomic sequence TTATTTGATAGAATCCGATTAGAAATGAATTCCGCATTCACAAATGATATGGATTTTTGTATACGTTCTCTAGTTGATCTTTTGAGTACTTCTGGTTCCATTATGCAAATTATTGTTTCTATGGTCATGACTTGTACCACTAAGTCCGATGTTCAAAGCTATTTACCTCCACTAAAATCGCCACCTTGGAATGGAATACACATTTCTCTGGACAAAATTTTGGTATGTATGACTAAAATCCGTAAATTAATATTagaaaaactcaaaaatcGTGTACTATTTGCAACAGATATGCATCTTTTGCTTTACCATTTATACAAGATTGTGGATAACCTAGGATTGAAAGATGTAATATCGGTTAATATGTCTCTAAATATGTTTGATAGGATAAAGGACATGGTTAAACAGCTAAATGTTCAAgttaaaaattttgataatGAAAAGACACTTAGCATTAAAAGTTACTCAAATCTCGATTTTATATCATCCAGTCATTGTCAATATGATACTCAATCAACTGGAATGAATGACTATTTGCTCCCGTTCTGCTTTATACTAATTAGGGATCGGATTGAATTGCTCAACAACATgaatgatatttttaagATTTTAACCCCTATTATTTCAACAGTTTTAAATCAACCGATTGTCGAATACAAATATCTTAAGGATCTTGTTACTCAACCACCAAATGAATTTTTTTCAGAGATAGATGATAGAACTTTTATGAATACTGCAAAACTTGGATTATATACACTTTCCTTAGATGTAAATGAGCATATGGCGTTGAACATCGGTCCTCCAGAGCAACCTATACATTGGGGTGTCTATTTTACCAACCAAGTACtaataaaacaaacaatATTAAAAGATATGTACAATAAGATATTCGTTTCACTACAATCTCTAAATGGTGATAGGCCATATTTCTCAATAAGAGTTGATAGAGGTATTGCATCTACTTCACCATTCCTAAAAGACACATTATGGTATCAAAGTACAAgtcaaattttgaatagTAATCCTAACATTTTGAGGGCCAAAAATAATCAGAGGCCATTTATGGTTGTTTTCAAAGGTGAAGGTTCAACAGATTTTGGTGGACCATTTCAGGAGTTGCTTACATGTATTTCTAACGAAGTTATGGTACCAATAAACCCAGAATCAAACTTTAAATCTTCAGAAAGTGCTTCAATAGGTTCTTCAAATTTGCTAAACAAGTATGGACTATTCCAAGACACTGTTTTGTTCAAGTTCACCCAGCCAGTACATCCTATGGTATATTTATCCTATACAGACTTGAAAAAGAACAATTCAGCACATTCAAATGATtatttatacaaaatacGATGTAATGATCTTGGCGTTCTGTGTTCTTCGGGGTGCTGCAATTTGTTACCCTTGAGACCACTGGAAATTTCACAAAATTCCCTGGAATTTATGAAGGATTGTAAATGTGGAGGTAGTGAAATTTATAATGAAGTTTGTAATCAACATATACCAATGGAGCTATCTATGTATGAAGCATTGGgtagaatattttcaatGTGTATATGCATGATGAATCCGTTAAATATCGCAATTAATCCtataatttggaaaaaaatTTTGGGAACAAATATAACATTGAAAGATATTTCTGATTGTGATAAATTTTCAGTCGATTTGCTCTCTAAGCTTATGGACCAAAATGCTAATGGTGAGATGCTTGATGGATTAACATTTAGTTTGGAGTCTAATGAATCAGTCAATGTAAATTTGATTGAAAATGGATCAAATATCCCTGTAAATAAAGAAAACCTATCATTTTTCCTTAAGCTTGCAGTGCAGTTTAGAATCACTCAAGCAGATATGGGCTCTAGTTGGATTACCAAAGGAATTAATTCTGTCATTCCCATAGGAAGATTAAGAATGCTACTGGATAGCAGATCTTTAGAATTCATGGTTTGTGGAGATTCCGTAGTTGATTTGTCAGTGCTTAGAGTGCACACTGTATCATCATCCCTAACCCTTAAAAAAGATTTGTTCGACGTTTTGGCAAGATTTAATAATAAGATGCTTCAACTTTTTCTGAGGTTCGTGAGTGGGAGGTCTAGACTACCGCATCCCCAATCTGATTGGTGCCTTTATGTAGAATATGACCTAAGAAATGACACTATAGATGTTGACTCTAGGCTTCCCACCTCAGCTACATGTAGTTTTAGACTACTAGTGCCGAAGTATTCTAACCTGGAGATAATGTACCAAAGGTTGATTTATGCGATCGAGAATTGTATCGCTATAGATTTAGATGCACATACAGTTCACGACGAAATGCAGCTAACAACTTCATAGTTTAAATCGTatatataaaatgtgtatgttATAGTGTAACTTTGCCTTTAAGTTTCTTTTTACTTCTTTGTGATGGAGTGGCAACAATGTGTTGACCATGAACAAAAAATGTCCAATCTCCAAGTCTTATTTGAAATACTGTTTGCTTTTTAAGCACAAACTTTAGTTGCGATAATTGATTTACGATATTAAAACCCTATATAAACGATTATATTTTAACGATGACGTACGTTTTGGGTTTCCCTAATTATTATCCCCGAAATACCTACATAGGTAGGACAACTGCTCTTTATAATATCAACCTTTGCGCCTTGCAAATCCAACAAAGCCAATGATTTACAGGCATTTAGATGATTATTGGTTCCTATAATACCTTTGGCATATTCTAACCATAATTCATGTAGTTTAGTGGCTGATTCGTATGGTATTGTATCCTTTAATGAAAGTAGCCCAGTAGCTTTTGATGCTTTATTACTTAATCCActaaattttgaatatgGAAGTCTTATGCTTGAATTGGGGGCTTTGGTATTCAATAAAGTTGTGACTTCCTCCTTTGTTAACTTGTTAAGATGTAAAACACGGTTTTCTATTCTACTTCTCCATGATTCCAGAGTATCACCTGACTCTCCTGCAAGACGTATGATTGAATCCCTTTGCTTTGGGGGTTTTGAGTTATCTATTATGGGTTGGTAGAGAGATTTATTTGTATTTCCACTATTATCCACCTGTGTAGTCCATTTTCCTAACATATTGTTGCCATAATTCATTTTAAATTGTATTATACACTTATATAAATACTAATAACAAGTATCGCCCAACCATACGTTCGGACAGCTACCTCTGCGGATGGAGCATCGACCAGATGAGTAACACAAACACATACATTGTAACAGATTAGAATCGTGGACTTCCACCCTGTGTCTGTCGTTTTGCTGTAGAGTCACCCTGTAATTGTTGCCCATGTTGCATCATAGACGGGTAATGAGGGTTTTGTGTATACCTCTGATTAGGGGAAAAATAAGCCTCCGGATTATGCATTGGCATCTGCATCTGTTGGTAATTCATCTGTGAGAATCCATTTTGTTGGAATGACTGCTGTGGTAATTGCATCTGAGACATAGGAGGGTGTTGCATTTGGGGCATTTGTACGGGCTGAAAGTTTGATTGAGGGAAGTTATTTTGTTTCATCTGTTGTTGTTGCTGCATCAATCTTTGTTGTAACATTCTTTGTTGCTGATACATTTGCTGTGAGTATTGAGCGTAAATATGCTGTGGAAATGCCTGCGGGCTAGTTCCACCATTATTTCCTGGTTTAATAGGATACATTGGCTTTAAGCCAGGTGGGCGATTTTGTCCCATATTCTGCATCATTAATCTTTGCAAAGCAATTTGTTGGAACGATCCATCGTCGTCCTGAACATTTTGCTGCTGTATATTTTGGACTTGAGGCATTCCTTGTTGAATAGGTAATCCTGGCATACTTTGCATACCCTGAAGTCCTTGGACATTAGGAACAACAGGGCCCTTGTGTTTAGGAAGGGGTTTTGAAGCCATCAATTGACGTGGAGTAGACGGATACATTTGCATCGGTTCAACGTTTTCACGCTCAATAAATTGTTCATCCTTTGGCTTTAAACTTTGCATTTGCGTCCCCAAAGATTCAGAGAGGTGAGGGACATTTTGTTGCCAATATTCAAGTTCTTTGCGTAAACTTTCTACCTTGTTAACAACATTTATCATGATAGCTGCATCACCCCTCACGATACTAAACAGTTACATTGGTACAGAAAGGAACTTACCAATAAAGCTCATTAGAAGCTTGAGAAGAAACAATTGGAGGTGAAATATTGAGCTCGGACAACATTTCATCTACAGCGTCATTGTGCCTTTGTGTAAGCTGAGATTTATAAAATGCGATACAAGAACTGGCGAGCCACACATTTTTACTCTGTAACTGATCCATTTTAGGTGTTGGAATAATATCAGCCTCATTTATATGAAATCTGCGTTTTAGTTTCCGCATTTCGGACCTCTTTTTTTCTTCGCTCTTTAATTTTGTTTCTGCCTGCTTAATATCATTAAGAAGTTGAGCTTCTAAATCTTTTTGCTCCTTTGTAATCCTATAACTTCTTTCCAACATCTGACGACGATCACGATCATTATCAGGGTTGTATGTATATTTAACAAGTGGATGTCTGGTAGACTCATCCTTTAACGCCAACACTATTGGATGGTTCGGGTTATTGTGTTTCATAATTTCATTCTTAATTTTCTCTTCAAATAGGAACTCAACTATACGCTTTGTCACAGAGTAGTAGCGTTGTTTTAATTTCTCCAGGGGGATATCCTTTCTCCATTTAAAACAATCGTGAATCGCTATAAATCGCAATTCAAACATTTCACATAAGTCAAAAAGCAAATCTGTTTCATCTTTAGTCCACGTCGGATCAAGCTCCTGCATGTATATACATAGATACCAAGTTCACTTACGGCAAGGTGGAAACGATAAAAATCATCCGAATAGcgatatatttttattgaGGGGTTGACACGTGCAAATGGATAAGAATCCAAAATCgtgtcttcttcctcaatAGGTGGAAGAGGAGATGTGGTATTGTCATCTACATTATGCGATATAAATTTCTTGTTTACGGATTTTTGCTTTCTTTTAGAAGATAAATATTCATTAGACTTTTCAAAATGACGCCAATGGCGTAAGACCAAGCCATCAGAACGTGCTGGATTACGAAATGAACataatttccaaatatGGCGATTTTCATCTATGTTAGATCTCAGCTGTTTGGAATCTGAATTTGCGACTGTTCCCTAAAATAAGGCTTAGTTTTGCACAGATGAATAAAATAGTATGTAAATATTGATATAGCAAGAAGATATGATCGCCGTGTCAAGTATAAAACTTTACAAAACATTCGTCTGTGTACAACGGGGTCAATAAAGGA encodes the following:
- a CDS encoding conserved hypothetical protein (encoded by transcript BEWA_042950A) encodes the protein MEKKGLKDAQKELSSIPTSYRILIKGTVANSDSKQLRSNIDENRHIWKLCSFRNPARSDGLVLRHWRHFEKSNEYLSSKRKQKSVNKKFISHNVDDNTTSPLPPIEEEDTILDSYPFARVNPSIKIYRYSDDFYRFHLAELDPTWTKDETDLLFDLCEMFELRFIAIHDCFKWRKDIPLEKLKQRYYSVTKRIVEFLFEEKIKNEIMKHNNPNHPIVLALKDESTRHPLVKYTYNPDNDRDRRQMLERSYRITKEQKDLEAQLLNDIKQAETKLKSEEKKRSEMRKLKRRFHINEADIIPTPKMDQLQSKNVWLASSCIAFYKSQLTQRHNDAVDEMLSELNISPPIVSSQASNELYCIVRGDAAIMINVVNKVESLRKELEYWQQNVPHLSESLGTQMQSLKPKDEQFIERENVEPMQMYPSTPRQLMASKPLPKHKGPVVPNVQGLQGMQSMPGLPIQQGMPQVQNIQQQNVQDDDGSFQQIALQRLMMQNMGQNRPPGLKPMYPIKPGNNGGTSPQAFPQHIYAQYSQQMYQQQRMLQQRLMQQQQQMKQNNFPQSNFQPVQMPQMQHPPMSQMQLPQQSFQQNGFSQMNYQQMQMPMHNPEAYFSPNQRYTQNPHYPSMMQHGQQLQGDSTAKRQTQGGSPRF
- a CDS encoding conserved hypothetical protein (encoded by transcript BEWA_042940A), producing MNYGNNMLGKWTTQVDNSGNTNKSLYQPIIDNSKPPKQRDSIIRLAGESGDTLESWRSRIENRVLHLNKLTKEEVTTLLNTKAPNSSIRLPYSKFSGLSNKASKATGLLSLKDTIPYESATKLHELWLEYAKGIIGTNNHLNACKSLALLDLQGAKVDIIKSSCPTYVGISGIIIRETQNGFNIVNQLSQLKFVLKKQTVFQIRLGDWTFFVHGQHIVATPSQRSKKKLKGKVTL